One stretch of Streptomyces peucetius DNA includes these proteins:
- a CDS encoding VOC family protein, giving the protein MELTLEVVPVPVTDLDRSKTFYAEACGFKVDLDSEVAPGMRIIQLTPPGSRCSVALMSGLPPHPEQPTMSPGSLHGLQLCVTDIAKAHSELMSRGVPVTSIQHVGATGWEEGTGEEWNSFMFFKDPDGNSWCVQEAPAPLSER; this is encoded by the coding sequence GTGGAACTGACCCTTGAAGTCGTCCCCGTCCCGGTCACGGACCTGGACCGCTCGAAGACCTTCTACGCGGAAGCCTGCGGTTTCAAGGTCGACCTCGACTCCGAGGTCGCGCCCGGTATGCGGATCATCCAGCTGACTCCGCCGGGTTCGCGCTGCTCCGTCGCCCTGATGAGCGGCCTGCCCCCGCACCCCGAGCAGCCCACGATGTCACCGGGCAGCCTCCACGGTCTCCAGCTGTGCGTCACGGACATCGCCAAGGCCCATTCCGAGCTGATGTCGCGCGGGGTCCCGGTGACGTCGATCCAGCACGTCGGCGCGACGGGCTGGGAGGAGGGCACGGGCGAGGAGTGGAACTCGTTCATGTTCTTCAAGGACCCGGACGGCAACAGCTGGTGCGTCCAGGAGGCCCCGGCTCCGCTGTCGGAGCGCTGA
- a CDS encoding pyridoxamine 5'-phosphate oxidase family protein, whose product MPHVTPTAELDVRFSDPKASAADWSAAAAQLRDAEVFWLTTVRPDGRPHVTPLIAVWQDDALHFCTGPGERKAKNLRENREVVLTTGAPSLSEGHDVVVEGEAVRVTDPAALGVLADAYVRKYGPDWTFTVGDGVFVHEAGEALVFRVAPRTVFGFAKGDPFGQTRWRFTQ is encoded by the coding sequence ATGCCACACGTCACACCCACCGCGGAGCTCGATGTCCGCTTCAGCGATCCGAAGGCGTCGGCGGCCGACTGGTCGGCGGCGGCCGCTCAGCTCCGCGACGCCGAGGTGTTCTGGCTGACGACCGTACGGCCGGACGGCCGCCCGCACGTCACGCCGCTGATCGCCGTCTGGCAGGACGACGCCCTGCACTTCTGCACCGGCCCCGGGGAGCGCAAGGCGAAGAATCTCCGGGAGAACCGGGAGGTCGTCCTCACCACCGGCGCCCCGTCGCTGAGCGAGGGCCACGACGTGGTCGTCGAGGGCGAGGCGGTGCGCGTGACCGACCCGGCGGCGCTGGGCGTCCTGGCGGACGCGTATGTACGCAAGTACGGTCCGGACTGGACGTTCACGGTCGGCGACGGCGTGTTCGTGCACGAAGCCGGCGAAGCACTGGTATTCCGGGTGGCGCCGCGGACGGTCTTCGGCTTCGCGAAGGGCGACCCGTTCGGCCAGACCCGCTGGCGCTTCACGCAGTGA
- a CDS encoding class I SAM-dependent DNA methyltransferase yields the protein MTTLREEPSFLHDTRASYDAIAVDYAEMFKGEPEVKPLTLAMLTAFARTVADDGGGPVVEFGSGPGRVTAYLDRLGTDVRGVDLSPAMVALARRTFPELRFDEGSMTELGGFADGSLRGIVAWYSLIHLPPAEVPGVLAEFHRILAPGGHLALAFQVGEDVSRRTEAFGHRLSLDFHRMRPDRVTEQLREAGFAPLATMVREAAPDEKTPQAHLIARKPDRA from the coding sequence ATGACCACACTTCGGGAAGAACCGTCGTTCCTGCATGACACCCGCGCCTCGTACGACGCGATCGCCGTCGACTACGCGGAGATGTTCAAGGGCGAGCCGGAGGTCAAGCCCCTGACCCTCGCCATGCTCACCGCCTTCGCCCGGACCGTCGCCGACGACGGGGGCGGGCCCGTCGTGGAGTTCGGGTCCGGGCCGGGGCGGGTGACGGCGTATCTCGACCGGCTCGGGACGGACGTCAGGGGCGTCGACCTGTCGCCCGCGATGGTCGCGCTGGCGCGGCGGACGTTTCCGGAACTCCGGTTCGACGAAGGCTCCATGACGGAGCTCGGCGGCTTCGCGGACGGGTCGCTGCGCGGCATCGTCGCCTGGTACTCGCTGATCCACCTGCCGCCCGCAGAGGTTCCCGGCGTACTCGCGGAGTTCCACCGCATCCTGGCGCCCGGAGGGCACCTGGCGCTGGCCTTCCAGGTCGGTGAGGACGTGTCGCGCCGTACCGAAGCCTTCGGCCACCGCCTGTCGCTCGACTTCCACCGCATGCGGCCGGACCGCGTCACGGAGCAGCTGCGGGAGGCAGGCTTCGCACCACTGGCGACCATGGTCCGCGAGGCGGCCCCGGACGAGAAGACCCCGCAGGCCCATCTGATCGCTCGTAAGCCGGACCGGGCGTAG
- a CDS encoding antitoxin, giving the protein MSMMDKLKNMLKGHPDQTNQGIDRAGDSVDDKTQGKHRRHVDTAQDKMRDQYGGGGTGGTERRDEPPQQ; this is encoded by the coding sequence ATGTCCATGATGGACAAGCTCAAGAACATGCTCAAAGGCCACCCTGACCAGACGAACCAGGGCATCGACAGGGCCGGCGACTCCGTGGACGACAAGACCCAGGGCAAGCACCGCCGCCACGTGGACACGGCCCAGGACAAGATGAGGGACCAGTACGGAGGTGGCGGCACCGGCGGGACGGAGCGCCGCGACGAGCCGCCGCAGCAGTGA
- a CDS encoding bifunctional [glutamine synthetase] adenylyltransferase/[glutamine synthetase]-adenylyl-L-tyrosine phosphorylase translates to MTVPGRRSSTFTRLLRHGFTDPSAASRLLDLPDMAPVRSDPVLLDALGATADPDLALRSLVRLVEAHEADERRRFLDNVITAKPLRDRLLGVLGASEALGDHLVRHPRDWHALATYESADLHPGVADFERGLCDATDSVSLRVSYRRCLLAIAARDVCGTTDVAEAAAELADLATATLRAALTIAGAAAPEDAAACRLAVIAMGKCGGNELNYVSDVDVIFVAEPTNGTEEAKALQAATRLASHLMRICSETTVEGTIWPVDANLRPEGRNGPLVRTLSSHLAYYQRWAKTWEFQALLKARPVAGDTALGQAYAEAVAPLVWQAAERENFVADVQKMRRRVVDNIPVAEIERELKLGPGGLRDVEFAVQLLQLVHGRSDATLHSGTTLEALQALAAGGYVGRADAAQLDEAYRFLRAMEHRIQLYKLRRTHLVPEDEADLRRLARSLGLRTDPVTTLSREWKRHASVVRRLHEKIFYRPLLDAVAQLAPGETRLSPKAAGQRLEALGYADPAAALRHLEALASGVSRKAAIQRTLLPVLLGWFADSADPDAGLLGFRKVSDALGKTPWYLRLLRDEGAAAENLARVLSAGRLAPDLLLRAPEAVAILGDPGGLRPRGRDHLEQEVLAAVGRADTAEAAVAAARGVRRRELFRTAAADLIGSYGTEDNPAEGDPGALVDRVGDAVTELTAATIAGALRAAVREQWGDTLPTRFAVIGVGRFGGHELGYGSDADVLFVHEPREGVDEQEAARAANSVVAEMRRLLQLPTADPPLLIDADLRPEGRNGPLVRTLASYEAYYRRWSLTWESQALLRARPMAGDAALGAAFVELIDPLRYPRQGLGDEALRDIRRLKARMESERMPRGADPTLHTKLGRGGLSDVEWTIQLLQMRHGASEPGLRTTRTREALAAARAADLLSEDDARTLDDAWVLATRVRNGVMLVRGRAGDTFPSDARELAAVGRYLGYGPGHVGDMLDDYRRVTRRARGVMEAVFYGA, encoded by the coding sequence ATGACGGTTCCGGGGCGCAGGAGCAGTACGTTCACCCGGTTGTTGAGGCACGGCTTCACCGACCCGTCCGCCGCCTCACGGCTCCTCGACCTGCCCGACATGGCGCCCGTGCGCAGCGACCCGGTCCTCCTCGACGCCCTCGGCGCCACCGCCGACCCCGACCTCGCCCTGCGCTCTCTCGTCCGCCTCGTCGAGGCCCACGAGGCGGACGAGAGGCGCCGGTTCCTCGACAACGTGATCACCGCGAAGCCACTGCGCGACCGGCTGCTCGGGGTCCTCGGCGCGTCCGAGGCGCTCGGCGACCACCTGGTGCGCCACCCCCGCGACTGGCACGCCCTCGCCACCTACGAGTCGGCCGACCTGCACCCGGGCGTCGCCGACTTCGAACGCGGACTCTGCGACGCGACCGACTCCGTCTCCCTGCGCGTCTCCTACCGGCGCTGCCTGCTGGCCATCGCCGCCCGCGACGTGTGCGGCACCACCGACGTGGCGGAGGCCGCCGCCGAACTGGCCGACCTCGCCACCGCCACCCTGCGGGCGGCCCTCACCATCGCAGGCGCCGCGGCCCCCGAGGACGCGGCGGCCTGCCGGCTCGCCGTCATCGCCATGGGCAAGTGCGGCGGCAACGAGCTCAACTACGTCTCCGACGTCGACGTCATCTTCGTCGCCGAGCCCACGAACGGCACCGAGGAGGCCAAGGCACTGCAGGCCGCGACCCGGCTCGCCTCCCACCTGATGCGCATCTGCTCGGAGACGACCGTCGAGGGCACCATCTGGCCCGTCGACGCCAACCTGCGGCCCGAAGGACGCAACGGGCCCCTGGTGCGCACCCTCTCCAGCCATCTCGCGTACTACCAGCGCTGGGCCAAGACCTGGGAGTTCCAGGCGCTCCTCAAGGCCCGGCCCGTCGCCGGCGACACCGCTCTCGGCCAGGCCTACGCGGAAGCGGTCGCGCCGCTGGTCTGGCAGGCGGCGGAACGCGAGAACTTCGTCGCCGACGTGCAGAAGATGCGCCGCCGCGTCGTCGACAACATCCCCGTCGCCGAGATAGAGCGCGAACTCAAGCTCGGCCCCGGCGGCCTGCGCGACGTCGAGTTCGCCGTGCAGCTGCTGCAACTCGTCCACGGCCGCAGCGACGCCACCCTGCACAGCGGCACCACCCTCGAAGCCCTCCAGGCCCTCGCCGCCGGCGGCTACGTCGGCCGGGCGGACGCGGCGCAGCTGGACGAGGCGTACCGCTTCCTGCGGGCCATGGAGCACCGCATCCAGCTGTACAAGCTGCGCCGCACCCACCTCGTGCCCGAGGACGAGGCCGACCTGCGCCGTCTCGCGCGCTCCCTCGGACTGCGCACCGACCCCGTCACCACCCTGAGCCGCGAGTGGAAACGGCACGCCTCCGTGGTGCGCCGCCTGCACGAGAAGATCTTCTACCGGCCGCTGCTCGACGCCGTGGCGCAGCTCGCCCCCGGCGAGACCCGGCTCAGCCCCAAGGCCGCGGGCCAGCGCCTGGAGGCCCTCGGATACGCCGACCCCGCCGCCGCGCTGCGCCACCTGGAGGCGCTCGCCTCCGGGGTCAGCCGCAAGGCCGCCATCCAGCGCACCCTGCTGCCCGTCCTCCTCGGCTGGTTCGCCGACTCGGCCGACCCCGACGCGGGCCTCCTCGGCTTCCGCAAGGTTTCCGACGCGCTCGGCAAGACGCCCTGGTACCTGCGGCTGCTGCGCGACGAGGGCGCCGCCGCGGAGAACCTGGCGCGGGTGCTGTCCGCCGGGCGGCTCGCGCCCGACCTGCTCCTGCGTGCGCCCGAGGCCGTCGCGATCCTCGGCGATCCCGGCGGACTGCGGCCACGCGGCCGCGACCACCTCGAACAGGAGGTCCTCGCCGCCGTCGGCCGCGCCGACACCGCGGAGGCGGCGGTCGCCGCGGCCCGCGGGGTGCGGCGCCGGGAGCTGTTCCGCACCGCCGCCGCCGACCTCATCGGCTCGTACGGCACCGAGGACAACCCGGCCGAGGGCGACCCCGGCGCCCTGGTGGACCGCGTCGGCGACGCCGTCACCGAACTGACGGCGGCCACGATCGCGGGCGCGCTGCGCGCCGCCGTACGCGAACAGTGGGGCGACACCCTCCCCACCCGCTTCGCGGTCATCGGCGTCGGCCGCTTCGGCGGGCACGAGCTCGGCTACGGCTCCGACGCGGACGTCCTGTTCGTCCACGAGCCGCGCGAAGGCGTCGACGAGCAGGAAGCGGCACGGGCCGCGAACAGCGTCGTCGCCGAGATGCGGCGGCTGCTCCAGCTGCCGACCGCCGACCCGCCGCTCCTCATCGACGCCGACCTGCGGCCCGAGGGCCGCAACGGACCGCTGGTGCGCACGCTCGCCTCGTACGAGGCGTACTACCGCCGGTGGTCCCTGACCTGGGAGAGCCAGGCACTGCTGCGTGCCAGGCCGATGGCGGGCGACGCCGCGCTCGGCGCAGCGTTCGTCGAGCTGATCGACCCGCTGCGGTACCCGCGGCAGGGGCTCGGGGACGAGGCGCTGCGCGACATCCGACGCCTCAAGGCGCGCATGGAGTCCGAACGGATGCCGCGGGGTGCCGACCCGACCCTGCACACCAAGCTCGGCAGGGGCGGCCTGAGCGACGTCGAATGGACCATCCAGCTGCTGCAGATGCGCCACGGGGCGTCGGAGCCGGGGCTGCGCACCACCCGCACCCGCGAGGCCCTCGCGGCGGCGCGGGCGGCGGACCTCCTCTCCGAGGACGACGCCCGCACCCTCGACGACGCCTGGGTCCTCGCGACCCGCGTGCGCAACGGCGTGATGCTGGTCCGCGGCCGGGCGGGCGACACGTTCCCCTCCGACGCGCGGGAACTGGCGGCGGTGGGGCGCTACCTGGGGTACGGGCCGGGGCACGTGGGGGACATGCTGGACGACTACCGGAGGGTGACGCGGAGGGCGCGCGGGGTGATGGAAGCGGTGTTCTACGGGGCGTAG
- a CDS encoding SMI1/KNR4 family protein: MDTDHVSPADLAALRSAFGVDDGGESALGWDAVRAFEAEHGVVLPEPYRSFVAEVTDGSYQGPPDYGLMPLAEMPDDWGDDRPVRDLSRPFPLTSAWLWEEDEEDDDRSEEEREALLDAVFDHGSVVLGTDGCGMYWHLVVTGPQRGHIWNISGEGAGPFGAEFGHTTSQPGFAGWVAHWAAGKPWFDAA; the protein is encoded by the coding sequence ATGGATACCGATCACGTGTCTCCAGCCGACCTGGCCGCCCTCCGCTCGGCGTTCGGCGTGGACGACGGCGGCGAGTCGGCACTCGGCTGGGACGCCGTCCGTGCCTTCGAGGCGGAGCACGGCGTCGTGCTGCCGGAGCCGTACCGCAGCTTCGTCGCGGAGGTGACCGACGGCTCGTACCAGGGCCCGCCGGACTACGGTCTGATGCCGCTCGCCGAGATGCCGGACGACTGGGGCGACGACCGGCCGGTGCGGGACCTGAGCCGGCCGTTCCCGCTGACCTCGGCATGGCTCTGGGAGGAGGACGAGGAGGACGACGACCGGTCGGAGGAGGAGCGGGAGGCGCTTCTCGACGCGGTGTTCGACCACGGCTCCGTCGTGCTGGGAACCGACGGGTGCGGCATGTACTGGCACCTTGTCGTCACCGGCCCCCAGCGCGGCCACATATGGAACATCTCCGGGGAGGGTGCCGGACCCTTCGGGGCGGAATTCGGTCACACCACGTCGCAGCCCGGATTCGCAGGATGGGTCGCGCACTGGGCAGCCGGCAAGCCGTGGTTCGATGCCGCATGA